One window from the genome of Marinifilum sp. JC120 encodes:
- a CDS encoding toxin-antitoxin system YwqK family antitoxin: protein MFKNMHVLIAALFLMLLAACNPQEATFHELTFEQDKILFLDTNKPFSGIYSEYYDSGQRFPKSRIVVKNGVMDGGFYHYNPDGTLREKGTNRDGKIYGYHSLYWPNGKIKEKFFVDRDRDGYNYKYFDNGELREMRHYNAQAQLDGKSFTFHRNGKVKDEMNYKNGKREGLFITKDKAGFLVNVFEYRDDVLQEHARDIDLSDHDQFSAMTSMFYNF, encoded by the coding sequence ATGTTCAAAAATATGCACGTTTTAATCGCTGCCCTGTTCTTAATGCTGCTGGCCGCATGTAATCCGCAGGAAGCAACTTTCCACGAGCTCACCTTTGAGCAAGATAAAATCCTGTTTCTGGACACCAATAAGCCTTTCAGCGGTATCTACAGCGAATATTACGACTCAGGACAACGCTTCCCCAAGAGCCGGATCGTAGTCAAAAATGGAGTCATGGACGGCGGGTTCTACCATTATAACCCGGATGGCACACTGCGTGAAAAGGGCACCAACCGGGATGGTAAAATTTACGGCTACCATTCCTTGTATTGGCCCAACGGCAAAATCAAGGAGAAATTCTTCGTCGACCGCGACAGGGACGGCTATAACTACAAATATTTTGATAACGGTGAACTGCGTGAAATGCGCCACTACAACGCTCAGGCCCAACTTGACGGCAAGTCTTTTACTTTTCACCGCAACGGTAAGGTGAAAGATGAAATGAATTACAAGAACGGCAAGCGCGAAGGTTTATTCATCACCAAGGACAAGGCCGGATTTCTGGTCAATGTCTTCGAGTACCGGGATGATGTGTTGCAGGAGCATGCGCGGGATATTGATCTATCTGATCACGACCAGTTTTCGGCCATGACCAGTATGTTTTATAATTTTTAG
- a CDS encoding sigma-54-dependent Fis family transcriptional regulator, whose protein sequence is MPANILILDDEQNYLLILEALLSDEGYTITALSDPETGLAYLDESEVDMVITDMKMPKLTGQDVLEHVKKNFSHIPVIIMTAFGSIESAVEAMKIGAFDYITKPFANEELLLSVTKAAQFAKAQQENRQLREQIKDRYSPSNIIGRSKPMMQVFDMISKAAPGSSTVLVTGESGTGKELVAQAIHQASPRCDKPFVSVNCMAFNAGVLESELFGHEKGSFTGAVALKRGRFEAADQGTLFLDEIGEISHDMQVKLLRVLQEKTIERVGGGEPIKVNIRIVAATNKNLKEAVEKGEFREDLYYRLNVVSIEMPPLRERREDIPFLVDHFLATYSADNNKEFDGFAPAAMDYMTAYEWPGNVRQLQNVVERCVVLTSGTVIETEDLPAEIKDEEAQFKSAVDLLPAKLNLADTLDKIEATLVRRALVAGNFVKVDAAEMLGISKSLLQYKLKKYKITGK, encoded by the coding sequence ATGCCTGCAAATATTCTCATACTGGACGACGAACAGAACTACCTGCTTATTCTGGAGGCACTGCTTTCAGACGAGGGGTATACTATTACTGCCCTCTCCGATCCTGAAACCGGATTGGCTTATCTTGATGAATCGGAAGTTGACATGGTCATCACCGACATGAAGATGCCCAAACTGACCGGACAGGACGTGCTGGAACATGTGAAAAAGAATTTTTCGCACATCCCGGTGATCATTATGACCGCTTTCGGTTCTATTGAGTCCGCTGTTGAGGCCATGAAAATCGGGGCCTTTGACTACATCACCAAGCCCTTTGCCAATGAAGAACTGCTTCTTTCTGTGACCAAGGCTGCGCAGTTTGCTAAAGCACAGCAGGAAAACAGACAGCTCCGGGAGCAGATCAAGGACCGCTATTCACCCAGCAATATCATTGGTCGTTCCAAGCCCATGATGCAGGTCTTCGACATGATCAGCAAAGCCGCTCCGGGCAGCTCCACCGTGCTGGTTACCGGGGAATCGGGAACAGGTAAGGAGCTGGTGGCGCAGGCTATTCATCAGGCCTCACCGCGTTGCGATAAGCCTTTTGTTTCCGTTAACTGCATGGCCTTTAACGCCGGGGTGCTGGAGAGTGAACTTTTCGGGCATGAAAAAGGTTCTTTTACCGGAGCCGTGGCCCTTAAGCGTGGACGTTTTGAGGCTGCTGACCAAGGAACCCTTTTTCTCGACGAGATAGGTGAAATTTCCCATGACATGCAGGTCAAGTTACTGCGCGTATTGCAGGAAAAGACCATTGAGCGCGTAGGTGGGGGAGAGCCCATCAAAGTTAACATCCGCATTGTGGCTGCCACCAATAAAAATCTTAAGGAAGCGGTGGAAAAAGGCGAATTCCGTGAAGATCTTTATTACCGTCTCAATGTGGTCAGCATTGAAATGCCCCCTCTGCGTGAACGGCGTGAAGACATTCCGTTCCTGGTGGATCATTTTCTGGCCACCTATTCGGCTGACAACAACAAAGAATTTGACGGCTTTGCACCGGCTGCTATGGATTACATGACCGCCTACGAATGGCCCGGAAATGTACGTCAGTTGCAGAACGTTGTGGAGCGTTGTGTTGTGCTTACTTCCGGCACAGTCATAGAGACCGAAGATCTGCCTGCCGAGATCAAGGATGAGGAAGCGCAGTTCAAAAGCGCGGTGGATTTACTGCCCGCAAAGCTCAATCTTGCCGATACCTTGGATAAGATTGAAGCTACGCTGGTGCGTAGGGCTTTAGTGGCCGGTAATTTTGTGAAAGTAGATGCCGCTGAAATGCTTGGTATCTCTAAGAGTCTTTTGCAGTATAAGCTGAAGAAGTATAAGATTACCGGGAAATAA
- a CDS encoding GHKL domain-containing protein — protein sequence MENNQDLQVKSFQLVKLLSWTLLIVIIASSLGLSVFLAKHADETLLEKQKEFALLQAENLNHQIYRRFILPTIIGYGRIGLKNEEQMDRLDQVVRSTVHSFKVNEVRIYDPEFTVSYSTDPEIIGKKDLGGEFIKQVLESGEPKYEFIRKKSTLALIFDFHMRPGTMQLKIVYPLRSEKSLNIEENVIMGVMELTQDITEDYQSVINFERLILFTSSCSAIILFATIMAIIRRADIINEQRMQERQQFEKELNQSEKLASIGRMVAGVAHEIRNPLGIIRSSSELLLKRMKESDPVNVKILGAIHEETKRLSRTVSDFLDYARPRKIALHALDPADLLDKIYMFLDSKCRESNIELKRDYVHGHQVCADDDLLYRAFYNLIGNAMQAVEENGRIAVSINEGKDGISVVVSDSGPGFPAEIIDKAKDPFFTTKDNGTGLGLAIVTNIVESHNGKLRIGNNPEGGARLEIFLPEKKDC from the coding sequence TTGGAAAATAATCAAGATTTGCAGGTTAAATCATTTCAGCTTGTTAAGCTTCTTTCATGGACTTTGCTGATAGTCATTATTGCCAGCAGTCTGGGGCTTTCTGTATTTCTGGCAAAGCATGCGGATGAAACCCTTCTGGAAAAGCAGAAGGAATTTGCTTTGTTGCAGGCTGAGAACCTGAACCACCAGATTTACCGCCGTTTTATCCTGCCTACGATTATCGGTTATGGGCGCATCGGGCTGAAAAATGAGGAACAGATGGACCGCCTTGATCAGGTGGTGCGTTCCACAGTGCACAGCTTTAAGGTTAATGAAGTGCGTATTTATGACCCTGAATTTACAGTTTCATATTCAACTGATCCTGAGATAATCGGCAAGAAAGATTTGGGTGGTGAATTTATCAAGCAGGTCCTTGAAAGCGGTGAGCCGAAATATGAATTTATCCGCAAGAAGTCCACGTTGGCTCTTATCTTTGATTTTCATATGCGGCCCGGAACAATGCAGCTCAAGATCGTTTACCCGCTACGTTCGGAAAAGAGTCTGAACATTGAGGAAAACGTGATCATGGGTGTGATGGAACTTACTCAGGATATTACCGAAGATTACCAGTCGGTTATAAATTTCGAGCGGCTTATCCTGTTCACTTCCAGTTGTTCAGCTATCATTCTTTTTGCCACGATTATGGCTATTATCCGACGTGCTGATATTATCAATGAACAGCGTATGCAGGAACGCCAGCAGTTTGAAAAAGAACTCAACCAGAGTGAAAAACTGGCCAGCATCGGGCGTATGGTTGCCGGGGTGGCTCATGAAATCCGTAATCCGCTGGGCATTATCCGCTCCAGTTCAGAATTGCTGCTTAAAAGGATGAAGGAAAGCGATCCGGTCAATGTGAAGATACTGGGGGCTATTCATGAGGAAACCAAACGACTTAGCCGTACGGTTAGCGATTTTCTCGACTATGCAAGGCCGCGCAAGATTGCTCTGCACGCCCTTGATCCGGCTGATTTGCTGGATAAAATTTATATGTTTCTGGACTCCAAATGCCGGGAAAGCAACATTGAATTGAAAAGGGATTACGTGCATGGGCATCAGGTATGTGCTGATGATGATTTGCTTTACCGTGCCTTTTACAATCTTATCGGCAATGCCATGCAAGCCGTGGAAGAAAATGGCCGTATCGCTGTTTCTATTAATGAAGGTAAAGATGGAATTAGTGTTGTTGTGTCCGATTCCGGCCCCGGATTTCCTGCTGAAATTATTGATAAGGCCAAGGACCCGTTTTTTACCACCAAGGATAACGGAACGGGCTTAGGGCTTGCCATTGTGACCAATATTGTGGAAAGCCATAACGGAAAGCTGCGTATCGGGAACAATCCCGAGGGCGGGGCGCGTTTGGAAATATTTTTACCTGAAAAGAAAGACTGCTAG
- a CDS encoding glucose-6-phosphate isomerase, producing MAANILDWTDSWYERLDSESHCDSAAGLAARFSGEVAEGKLPFCSMPFMASLLHDLDGLEGYVKSFDHMLLLGIGGSALGARALQKAFFPQQDQPGHEGPWFWIADNVCAKTLDSYLQKLPLEKTLVAVVSKSGGTIETISQYFLVRDKLKQDLGDNWNRNLLFVTDKEKGFLREQADEFSVRTLEVPDFLGGRYSVLSAVGLLPAMFMGIDYRAMVEGASAVLSPLASPNLDGSSLGNHPAFKLACWASGLMNEGYNELIFFSYIPQWACFGQWFAQLWAESLGKDGKGSQPLPATGATDQHSVNQMFLDGPRNKGCLFLTCPSLPEGAAFPEDIPDNFSYLKGKSFGELIHAEGLGTKMALSANKVPLVEMQMGDDSEESAGRLMGLLMAATIFTGWLIEINPIDQPAVEMGKLLAKARLGADGLQKEKDSLNAFLNTKRLEQEF from the coding sequence ATGGCTGCCAATATTCTTGATTGGACCGACAGCTGGTATGAAAGACTTGATTCGGAATCACATTGCGATTCCGCAGCAGGTCTTGCCGCAAGATTCAGCGGAGAAGTGGCTGAAGGCAAATTGCCCTTTTGCTCCATGCCTTTTATGGCTTCTTTGCTCCATGATCTGGACGGTCTTGAAGGTTACGTAAAAAGTTTTGACCATATGCTTTTGCTGGGCATCGGCGGCTCCGCCCTCGGTGCAAGAGCCTTGCAGAAAGCTTTCTTTCCGCAGCAGGATCAGCCGGGGCATGAAGGCCCATGGTTTTGGATTGCGGATAACGTTTGCGCCAAGACCCTTGATTCCTATCTTCAGAAACTCCCCCTTGAAAAAACATTGGTTGCGGTTGTCTCCAAATCCGGCGGAACAATCGAAACCATCAGCCAGTATTTCCTTGTTCGTGACAAACTCAAACAGGATCTCGGTGACAATTGGAACCGCAATCTCCTTTTCGTAACTGATAAGGAAAAAGGTTTCCTGCGTGAGCAGGCCGATGAATTTTCTGTGCGTACCCTCGAAGTTCCTGATTTCCTCGGCGGCAGGTATTCCGTGCTTTCCGCTGTCGGGTTGCTCCCGGCCATGTTTATGGGCATAGATTATCGGGCCATGGTGGAAGGTGCTTCTGCTGTTCTTTCTCCGCTGGCATCGCCCAACCTTGATGGCAGCAGCTTGGGCAACCATCCGGCATTTAAGCTGGCTTGCTGGGCTTCCGGTTTGATGAATGAGGGCTACAACGAACTGATTTTCTTTTCTTACATCCCGCAATGGGCCTGCTTCGGGCAGTGGTTTGCCCAGCTCTGGGCGGAAAGTCTCGGCAAGGACGGCAAAGGCAGTCAGCCGCTTCCGGCAACTGGGGCCACTGATCAGCATTCCGTGAACCAGATGTTTCTGGACGGCCCGCGCAACAAGGGTTGTCTGTTCCTGACCTGTCCTTCACTTCCTGAAGGCGCAGCCTTCCCGGAGGATATTCCGGATAATTTTTCTTATCTCAAGGGCAAAAGTTTTGGTGAATTGATCCATGCTGAAGGTCTGGGAACCAAGATGGCCCTCTCCGCTAATAAGGTTCCGTTAGTTGAAATGCAGATGGGTGATGATTCTGAGGAATCCGCAGGAAGACTCATGGGATTGCTCATGGCTGCAACTATATTTACCGGCTGGCTCATTGAGATTAATCCCATTGACCAGCCCGCTGTTGAGATGGGTAAGTTGCTTGCCAAAGCACGGCTCGGAGCTGATGGATTACAAAAAGAAAAGGACAGCCTTAACGCATTTTTGAATACCAAGCGTTTGGAACAAGAATTTTAA